GACCAGGGTGGGGACCGAGGCCCCCCAAGCAGCTGCGGTCCCGGGGACCGGTCCCGCCGATCCGGATGCTGAGGAGGGGGACATCCGGGGAGTGGGGACCGAGCGTCTGATGCGAGAAGTGCCTGCTCAGGGCCCCGAGTCGCATCGGGGACCGACGGACACCGACACGGGGACCGACACCACCGGAGACCGGGGACCGACCGACACCAACACCGGGACCGACACCACCGGAGACCAGGGACCGACCGACACCAACACCGGGACCGACACCACCGGAGACCGGGGACACCAGGTCCCCCTCCAGCGAACGGTCCCCAGGAAGTCCAGGGCCAAGAACAAGGGGAAGCGCGGCCGGTCCCGCACAGCGCAGCCACGGCGCTCGGCACGCGAGCCAGAACAGTCGGTGGACCAGCTCGTCCAACAGGTCCGCCCCCACGTCCCCGCCCTGCTCGCCCGGGACGGCAACGCAGCCGTCACCCGGGTCCAGCTGCGGGAGATCCTCCGCCGCGAAGGCCTGACGGGCGGCCGAAACGACCGGCTGAGCCTCGTCCTCCAAGAACTGCGGCACGACGACACCACGAACACAAGGAGCACCAGCCGATGAAGACCTGCCACCAATTCGACACCGTCCGCGCGGAGTACGAGCGGGAGATCGGCTTCATGGTCGCCCACTCCCAGCGGCACGAGGGCAGGCCAGCGGCGAAGTCCAGCGCAAAGCAGGCTGCCGCGACGAAGCAGCGAATGGCCCGGGTGCTCAGCACCCACGTCGGGCGCTGCCCCGAATGCGGCTGAACCGGCATGCCCCAGCTCATCACTCCCACCCGCGCAAGGTGGCCCGGCTCTGTGCCGAGCCACCGTCCTCGTTCAAGGAAGTACGCCATGAAACCGTGTTCCCCTCGCTCACCGCAGCCCACAGCCGCCGAGGCCGACGCCTGGGCGGACGTCCTGGTCCGTCGGCGGCTCCTGCACGCCGCCGTCCGTACGCCGACCGGCCAGTGGCTCGTCCAGGACCAACACAACGGAGTCGTCCGCCTCCTGAGGGGACCGGCCGACGTCCTCGCACTGGCCGCGACCATCCAGCACCACACCCGCATCACGAGGCCCGAATCCCGATGACGCACCCCGCCCGAAACGGCAACACCCCGGAATCCGCTCCCGAATCCAACTCGGTCTCGGTGCGAGCAAGTTGGGGCGGAAGCGTAGCTTTCGCCGAACCCGCCCCTGAGGGGGCGGGAGAGGACCTGCACCAGGGGGCGCAGGTCCTGGAGACTTCGACCGAGGGCGGATCGAAGCCTGGGCAGGAGGAGAAGCCGAGCGAGCCGCGTACGCGCCGACAGCGCGCTCCTCGTGCCCGTCAGCGTCCGCGTCAGCCGCTCGAGAAGAAGCGCCTGCACCAGCCCAACACCCGCCTCAATGAGGACGAGTTCGCCCTGATCAAGTCCGCCGCCGCCCGGTGCAGTCTGACCGTCGCCGGTTTCCTCGCCCGCTCCGCTCTCGCCGCGGCACGTGATCTCGACCGCACCAGTGCCGAGATCGCCGACGAACGCGAAGTGATCACAGCCCTGTTCGACAGCCGCCGTCGGCTCGGCTGGGCCGGCAGCAACCTCAACCAGGCCGTCAAGGCACTCAACTCCGGTGCGGACGCCCCGCAGCTCGAAGCAGCCGTCGCCGCTGTACGGCGCGCTGCCGACGCCGCACACGAAGCCGCCGCACGGCTGATCGAGCACCACGGCTCGTGATCCCCAGCGTCAACAACTCCGGATCACGGACCATCGGCCTCCTCAACTACCTCTATGCCACCGGCCAGTACGACGATCACACCGACCCCCACCTCGTGGCCTCCTTCGACGGCATGTCCCCCGACCCCGGCCGCGACCCGAACGCCACTCTCCAGGACCTTGCCCAGCTCCTGGACCAGCCCGTGATGGCGCTCGCCAAGCACGGCCGCCCGGCCAAACACGTCTGGCACACCTCCGTACGCGCCGACCCCGGCGACCGGATCCTGTCCGACGAGGAGTGGGGCGAGATTGCCCGGCGTATCGTCGCCGCGACCGGCATCGACCCTGGCGGCGGGCAGCCAGGATGCCGCTGGGCCGCCGTACGTCACGCGGACGACCACATCCACATCGTCGCCACACTCGTGACCGAGGACGGCCATCGCCCCGACGACTACCGCTCGGGCGCCCGCGCCCAGGCCGAAGCCCGGATCATCGAGAAGGAACTCGGCCTCCGCCAGGTCGCGCCCGGCGACGGCACTGCAGCCCAGCGGCCCACCAGCGCCGAGCGCCACAAGGCCGAGCGCCAGGCCCGAGATCGCACCGCCCGAGAGGAACTGCGGGAGACGGTTCGGCGAGCAGTGGCCGGTGCGGACAGCGAAGAAGAGTTCTTCGAACGGCTCGCCGCCGCCGGTCTCCTCATCCGTCAGCGCGCCGCACCCTCCGGCGACCTCCTCGGATACAAGGTCGCCCTGCCCGACGACCTCAATAGGGACGGCGAGCCGGTTTTCTACCCCGGAGCTCGACTCGCGCCGGACCTGTCTCTTCCCCGGATCCGGGAGCGCTGGTCCGCCAGCAGTCACGCCTCGGACACCGCGCTCAGTGAGGCGGTTTCGGGAGGCCCGGCCGCCGCGCGCCGGCGTACGGCCTCGGCCGCGTGGAAGGCGGTTCTCGTCGTCGAACATGGCGACGACGCGGTAGCCGCCGCGTACATCGCGGCGACCGGAGAAGTCCTGGACGCGCTGGCAAAGACCTCCGCCGCCCACACCCGCCGCGAACTACGAGAAGCAGCTTGGGCGTTCGAGCGGGCCTCCCGCTCCCACGTCCGAGCCGAGCGCGGGCACGACCGGGCACTACGGCAGGCCGCCCGCGACCTCGTCCACAGCGGCCCCGCACTCGGCCGCGGCGAGGACGGCGCCACCACCGCGATGGCCATCGACATGCTGTTCTTCCTCATCGCCGCCGCCATCCACTGGCACGCGAAGAAGGGCCACGCCCAGCAGGCCGCCGCCGCCACCCGGGCCGCCGAGCACCTGCGGAGCGCCTACAAAACCGCCTCCGCCCCGCCCCTCGGCGTGCTCCACCAGCGCGGTCGGCGGCTGAGCCGACCGATGCTCCAGCGGCAGACGGTACTGCTGCGCGAGGCTCTGCCGGAGCTGGCCGAGCAGATCCTCGCCGAACCTGGCTGGTACGCCCTCGCCGCGACCATCAGGGAAGCCGAAGCGTCCGGCCACGACCCGGTCGCCATCCTGTCCGAGGCCGCGGAACGCCGCGAACTCGGCACCGCGGACTCCGTCAGCGACGTGCTCGTGTGGCGGATGCGGCGAACAGCCCACCTCCCAGCCGACGCTTCCCACCTGCCTGAGACCAGCACCGCCGGGAGCCGGACCGCACCGCGCCGTTCGACGTCCAGGCCCTCCGCACCCGGTAGGGCCCGCAGTGGGGAGGATGCATCGCGTCAGATCCGGTAGGCCCGCCGGGTACCGCTGCGCGGCCGCAACTCACCAGCAGGAGGGGGACACCACCATTCCGCCCGCAATCCACAGCATGTCCGTACGCCACGCCCAACCTGGGTGACGACCGGTCTATCTCGGGGGTTAAGTGGGCGACAGGCATGTGACGCATGAGTCCCTCAGTGCGGCGTACCTGGCAAAAATCTACGGATTGTTGCGCACGTACGGCGCGTTCGCAATGGGAGAGCCGATCCCCCGACTCGCACGGACCGAACCACATGGGATGCCATCGCGCGCCGACAGTCAGAAGCGCAGCCGCACCTTCCCCGAGGCCTCCCCTGCTGTTGATCGGCAACTGTTTACCGAGCTGGTCGGCATCATTTGACGGAGGCGTGGCCCGTCACCTTCGGGCCTGAACCGCTCCCGTCCCCAGGGGCGTCCTACGAGCACCTGACACAATTGGAGCCGCCGCGCCATGAGCACATCCGAACCGCCAGCCTGGCCGCACTGCGCACACGGCGCAGACCCTGCTGACGACCCTGTCGGCTGCCGCGGCATCCATGTCCCTGGTCACACCGCATGTCTCGCCCACCTGGCCGACGCCGACCGCGACGTCTACCTGGCTGGCCTGACTCCTGGCGCCGACGTCGACCACCGGGGCACCACCTTCACCGAATCCCTCCTCAACGCCCTACTTAACGCCCTCCGTGACCCCGCGACCGGTCACCCCCGCTTCGGCCACGCCGTGTTCCGGTCTGCGACCTTCGACAGCGCCGTATTCCGGTCGGCAACCTTCAACGGCAACGCCGATTTCGAGGCAGCGACCTTCAAGGGCAACGCCAGGTTCGGGTCGGCAGCCTTCAAGGGCAACGCTGGTTTCGAGGCAGTGACCTTCAAGGGCAACGCAGTGTTCGAGGCGGCGACCTTCGAGCGTGACGCCTGGTTCGGCTCGGCGACCTTCAGGAGCTACGCCGGATTCAGGTCGGCAACCTTCGACAACGCCGTCTTCCGGTCGGCAACCTTCAACGGCAACGCAGTGTTCCAGGCAGCGACCTTCGAGAGCTACGTCGGGTTCGAAGCGGCGACCTTCGAGAGGGGCACCCGGTTTTGGTCGGCGAGCTTCAAGGGCTATGCCTGGTTCGATTCGACGACCTTCAAGGGCCATGCCTGGTTCGAGTACGCGATCTTCGAGAAGAGCGCCGGGTTCGAGGCTGCGACCTTCGAGAGTGACGCCGTGTTCGAGTCCGTGACCTTCGTGGAGGCTGAAAGGGTCGGGCCTTTTGTGTGTGCTGGACGGGTTGTGCTTTCCGGCGCGAAATTCGGCGGCCCGGTGACCCTTTCATTCGCTACGCGGCGTCTGGAGTGCCGTCGCACTCGCTGGTCATCGACAGCGGAGATCCGCCTGCGCTACGCCACGGTGGACTTCTCTCATGCGGTGTTCGAGTACCCGCTCACGATCGCCGCAGAAGCCGATCCGTTCTTACGCGCCAACGGCGGGCAACTGGTGGACGATCCATGTTCGGGCGCGCCCGACTCAGGGGTGCGGGTGGCCTCGCTGCGTGGGGTGGACGCGGCCCATCTGGTCCTTGCAGACCTCGATCTGTCGAGATGTCTGTTCGCCGGCACGGTCCACCTGGACCAACTCCGCCTGGAGGGGGCCTGCACCTTCGACACAGCCCCGCCCGCCATGCACTGGCGGCGCTGGCCACCGGTGCGCTTCACCGAGCGCCGCGTCCTGGCTGAGGAACACCACTGGCGCGCTGGCCAGCAAGGGGCGGTGCCGGGCTGGAACGTGGCGGTCCTCGGTACCGGGCAAGCCGGGCCGTTGCAACTGGCCCCGGTGTACCGGGCTCTGCGCAAGGCCTTCGAGGACGGCAAGCACGAGCCGGGAGCGGCGGACTTCTACTACGGGGAGATGGAGATGCGCCGCCACGCCGACGACATCCCTCGCAGCGAACGAGGGCTGCTGACCGCCTACTGGGCGCTGTCCGGCTACGGCCTGCGCGCCTCTCGGGCCCTGGCCTGGCTCGGCATCGCCATGCTCGTCACCATCGTCCTGCTGATGGCCTTCGGCCTCGCCCAGGACACCCCCAAACAGACCGCGACCGGCACCGTCCCGGCCAGCGCCGGCAAGGTCACCTTCGAGATCGACAAGGACGATCCCCAGAACCCTACCGGCAACCGGTTCACTGGCGAACGCTTCGAGAAAGCACTGAACGTCACCCTCAACTCGGTGGTGTTCCGCTCCTCCGGCCAGGACCTGACCACCACCGGCACCTACATCGAGATGACCTCCCGCCTGACCGAACCCGTCCTGTTGGGCTTTGCCGTCCTCGCCGTCCGAAACCGCGTCAAACGCTGACCTCTTCGTCATTGCCGCCAACTCGTCATCTGGGCAGCCGAGAACCCGGACCGCCCCGATGGCCCAGCGGAAGGTGACTGTGGACTTTGTGAATTGAAACCGCCGAACGACGTGGGGCACGATCTTGAGGCGCAGCACGAGGTGACGAAGTAGAGGAGAACGTCCAGGTGTTTCACCGGATACGCCGCCGGGCCAGGGAGCGAGAAGATCAGAGGGAGTTCACCGAGCTGCACGCTCGGCTGCAGGATCAGGTCCCGCACGGCTTCGGAGCCCCGGCGATCGAGCCGGAGCATGCCGAGCCCGCCGCCATGGTGGACGACTTCCTTCCGCCGGAACTGCGCGTGCCGAGCCACGACCAGGTCGAAGGCAAGATCATGCCGTGGAAGCAGCCGCTTGTCCTCGACGGTGAGATGGCTGTCTGTGCCGAGTGCGGCGCGTACCGGGACTGGTTGATCCTCTCGACCTGCGGCGCGATCTGGCTACGGTGCCGGGCAGGCCACCAGCGGGTGGAGACCCGCCTCGACACCGCGTGGTACAACCGCAACAGCGGACCGGCGGACGCCACGTACGCCACCTTCGAGGACTGCCTGCGCCACCTCGGACACTGACCACCACGCCTACGACCCCACCGGTCCCTTGGACCCGTACTGACCACCCGTCGCCAAGCACCAAGGGGTCAGTTCCGTCACGCGCGTTCGCGTCGCCATCACCGCCCACTGCCTGCCCGCCTGTTCCTCCGATAACAAGCGGGATCGAGCACCAGGCCTGCTACTCCGCCCCAACGGGAAAGTCGGCGTCCACCAGAAGCGGGCCCCGCTCTCCTCGGCCACTCCAGTCGCGCCTGCTCGACCGGGGAGACCTCGGCAGCGGCTACCTGCCCAAGCCGGAGCGTCCGGCCCGGCACGACGACGTCGCCGTCCTCGGCTGCCCGGTCCTGAGCGAGCTGGCGGCGACGCTGCGACCGGCGGCAGGCTCGCCTTCCCGCACAAGGCCACGGCGGACGCGAAGGCAGTCGGCTACTGATCCTCTCCGGCTTACCGGCCCTCGTCGACCACCACCTCGCCAAGGCCCTGATCGAGGCCACGGCAACGAGCTGAACTGCCCGCCCAACGCGCTGCTGCCTCCGACCCAACGAGGGTCGGAGGCAGCAGCGCGTTACCGGCCGACGCGTTGAGCGGCACTAGGGCCTGTGTGATGTGGTGATCAATTGGCTGCCTCACCGGCCTCGAACTCCGCGTCTCGATGATCTGGATCGGAGATCTCTTGCAAGCCCCCGAAAGGGCAACAGGTCACCGAGTAAAGCGACGATCAGTTCTGCCCGGCATCCAGCATTGCCAGGGCGTTGCGGATGCCCTGTTCGAGGAGTCCGTCGGCGAGCCGCCGGTCGGCCAGGGCCCGGGAGAGCTGCAGTGTCCCGGCCATCATGCCGAGGAGGCCAAGTGCCTTCAGGCGCGCCGATCGCGGATCGTGGGGTGCCAGTCGGGCGGCGAAGCCGTCGATGAGGACCAGCGCGCCGTCGGTGTATGCCTGCCTGGTGGGATGTGTGGAGCGTCCGATCTCATCGAGCAGGGCGGCGTTGGGGCAGCCGTCCTCGATACTGTCGCGCTGCTCGGTGGAGAAGTACCAGCGGATCATCTGCTCAAGTCCGGCGCGGCCGGGCGCCGCCTGCGCGACGATGTTCTCGTGCTGTGCACGCATCTGGTCGGCGACCGCCATGGCGACGAGGTCGTCCTTGGACGCGAAGTAGGCGTAGAAGGTGCCGCCTGTCAGGCCGGCGTCCTTCATGAGGGTCGCGACTCCGGAGCCGTCGATGCCGTCGCGCTTGAGACGGCGGCCGGCCGTCGTGATGATCCGCTGCCGTGTCTGCTGCTTGTGTTCTTTCGGGTACCGCACGGGTGCGTTCCTCCGTCGCAGCCGGGGCTTGCGCCCCGGCTGCCGCTGGTCGGGTCAGTGTGCCGCGTGGGCGAGCAGAGCGGGGAAGTTGATCCTGGCGGTCTGCAGTTTCGCGTCGTGGGGCTCGGGGACCCCGCCGTCGGTGATGTACAGCCGGTCGCCGCGGACCGCGGTCGCGGAGGGAGAGGCCAGACCGTCCGCGCTGGTCAGAATGGCCTTGTAGTTGCCGTCCGGGTAGATCGCCACGACCCTGTCCGGACCGTTGTTCGAGGAGGAGCCGTTCTGCGCCGCGAACACCACATCGGAGAAGGGGGTCAGGAAGCTGAGGTCGTCGATGTTGGGCAGGCCGCCCGCGACCACCCGGATGGGACCGGCCGCGCCGGTGGGGGTGATCGGTACCCGCAGCAGTGTTCCCTTGTTGAAGTTGCTGATCCACAGGGCGCCGTTGTGGAACCTGAGCCCGTTGGCGCCGATCGGCAGGGCTTCGGTGGGTACCGGTGCGAGAGCGGCGTCGGTCAGCCACCGGGTGGCCTCTCCGCCCGAGACCGGAACGGACCAGATGGTGCCCTTCAGGCTGTCCGCGATGTAGAGGGTGCGTCCGGCGACGGCGAGCCCGTTGGGGCCCGAGTCGGCGGGCAGAGCGGCGACGCGCTGAGGGGTGCCGTCCGCAAGCAGCTTGTACACACCGTTCCTGGCCGCGTTGCCCGGCGCCCACAACGCGTAGTAGACGGTGCCGTCACTGCCACGGGCGTTGCCGCTGATCGCCTCACCCACCTGCCCGGTGGCCAGGACCGTGCGCTGTCCGGACGCGTCTATGCGCATCAACTCCGGCCCATGCGTGCGCTCGCACACCGCGCAACTGCCGAGCATGGACAGGGTCACGGAGCCGTCGGGGTTGGCGGTGATGTTCTCGGGGATCTCGCCGGCGGCGAAGTCGAACGTCGCCGCAGTCCGTACGTCGGTGACGGCCGCTCCGCTGTACGAGTGCCCCGTCCATGCGGACGCGGACGGCGCCGACCCCAGGACGGCCGCCGCTGCGGTGACCGCCACAGCGATCTCGACCTTCTTCTTCAGAAAACGCCTTCCGCCGGATGCACTGTGCCGGGCCGTGTTCCGGCGTTGCTTCTGCATGACTCTCCTTGGCAAATCAACGAGTGACTGATCAACGGACTGCCGCCGACATCAGAGATGTCGGGTACAGCCGAGACATTCGGGCGCAATCGGCGCCTTTGAAGCCGGACCGGGCGTGTCAGCCGGGCAGCCGGTTGTTCTTGCGGATCTGCTTGTCGAACGTTCCAGCGGGGACGAGGCGGCGCGCCGTCGTGACGCGTGAGGCCAGCGGGCCGGCGGTGTAGCGCAGCTTCGGCTTCTTGTCGGTGGCCGCGGTGACGATCGTCTTGGCGACGACGGCGGGGTCGTCGCCGACCTTCATCGCCGCCGCGATCACCTCGTCGAAGATGCGCCGTCGCTCCGCGTACAGGGGCAGCGGGGTGTCGGGCTGCGCTGCGTTGGTGTCGAAGCCGGTCTTGGTGTAGGCGGGCTGGACAATCAGGACCCGGACGCCGTGCTCGCGGACCTCGTGGTCCAGGGACTCGGAGTAGCCCTCGATGGCGTGCTTCGCGGCGACGTAGAGGGCCATGAACGGCTGGGGGGCGACCCCGAGGACTGACGAGATGTTGATGACGCGTCCGCCGCCCCGGGCGCGCATGTGCGGCAGAACCGCCTTCGTCATACGCATGACACCGAAGACGTTGATGTTGAAGACGTTCTGGGCCTGGGCGACGGAGTTCTCCTCGACGGCGCCCGCCGAGCCGATGCCCGCGTTGTTGACCAGGACGTCGATGCGCCCGAACCGGTCGATCACCTCGGCGACCACGGCGGTGGCCGAGTCGTCACTGGCCACGTCGAGATCGAGGTACATCACGCCGGCGGGCGGGGTGAGCCCGGAGGTCTTGCGGCCGGTTCCGATCACCTCGAAACCCGCCGCGACGAAGGCGCGGGCCGCCTCCTTGCCGATCCCTGACGTGGCACCCGTCACGAGTGCCACCGGTCGAGTTGCCGCCATCACGTACTCCCCAGATTGAATTATGAACGTATGCCTTACGCTCGTACGACCATATGCCGGTTGCCGGTCGATGACAAGTGGTCAGCTCTGGCGATCCCAGAAAGTCGGGGAAACGTGGGGCGCGGTACGGGAAAGACCACGAGCCCCGCGAGGACCGGCTGTCTCGGTCCCTGCTGCATGACCCAGCCGATCGGGATGCCGGTCCCGTAGGCGGCAGTGTCGAGCTCTGCGTGCACCGTCAGCCCGGTGCGGGTGGTCGTCGCCGCGATGGGCGATGACTCCATGGCTGCTCAGGGGCCTGCCTCGCCAGTTCATGGTGATGTGGGAGAACAGCCGATGCTCGATTCTGTTCCACTTTGAAGCCCTGGCCAATGCCGTTGTTTGAGCTAGTCAAGAATTATGGGGGTCAGGGTGATGACGTTGGCCGGGACGCGGCGGGTGGGTCGTGCTGCCGTTTCTTGATCGCGGGCGAGTATTTAGAGTCCGGGCGCTTGAGGACCCGTGGCGCAGCGCGGTGACGGCGGGGACCGCTGCCGAGCTTGCGGCGGACCTTCGCCTCCAGCATCGCCAAGAACGAGCCGAGGGTCGACATCGCGTCCTTGGCCTGGTTGACCACGCTGCGCCGGACGTGCTTGAGGACCTTCACGAAGGAGATCCGGTCGGGATCGATCCGCTCGCCGCCGGCCACTCTGACGATGATCCTGTTCAGGCAGTGGTGCACCTCCAGGTGCGCCCAGACCTCCTTACAGGCCAGGGCCGGAGCCGTCGAGGGAAGCACCTGTGCCGAGCCACGCTGGAACGTTTTGACCTGGCGGTGGGCCGACTCGGCCTCCCACCGCTCGTAGTACAGGGCCGCCAGCTCCGCCGCAGGGTAAGCCTCGATGTGCGTCAGGTCGGTCAGCAGTCGGATCACTTCGCCGCCGGCGACCCGGTACTCGATCACCCGCACCGTCACCCCGCCGGGATGTGAGGCGTTGACGGCCAGGCTCATGCGCCCCAGATAGCAGTGTTCGGCAGCATCTTCGTCGGCCTGGACGCGACCGTCGACCGGGCTCGCAGCAGCAGGTGCGCTCCGGCACCCGTATATGCCTTCCACAGCTCCACTCCGGAGAAGCTCCGGTCCATGATGACCAGCATCCCGGCTGCCGAACCGGTCATCTGCACCGCCAGTTCCCGCTCGCCCCCGTTGAAGCCGTCGATCCGGGCGTCGATCGAGGCGTGCGCGCCTGTCTCCGTCAGCGTCACCACCCGCACCTGGGGGAACTCCGCTTCAGCCTTGCGGGCATCGGTCGGCCCGCCGGAGAACGCCTGGTTCGCCTCGCTGTCCGGCCCGTCCAGCACGAACCCGTCCACCGCGGCCAGCCGCATCCCGCGCCAGAGCGCCCCACGGGTCCCCGGCAGCCTGGTGGTCATTGGCCCGCTCGTTGATGTCGCGGAACTGACCATCCCGGTCCGGATGCTGGCGGCCCTCGATGGTCTTTGCGTTCCCCTGCAGGCTGAAGCCCTCCTCACGCAGCAGGTCGGCCACAGTCTCCGCCGAGTCGCGGTGGCCCTGGCCGGCCAGCTCGGAGACCAGATGACGGGTGACTTCGTCGTTCAGCGCAGCGGCGACATCGGATCACTCCGCACGTCCGGCTCGACAAGAGGCGGCAGAGCCGGCCGCAGCTCCGGGCCAAGATCCATTACGCCGCTTGCGGCCGCCGCCTTCCTGGCGAACCCTGCCCAACGGGGCCGCGCTGGACTCCAGTTCAGCCACTCCGCGCGACACGGTGCCCTCACGCACCCCGGCCGCACGAGCCCCGCCCGGATCCCGCCATGCCCCAGCGACCGGGCCTCCGTCCCTATGGCAACCGGCGCTGACGCTCGTCCAAGTGCGGGAACAGCGCCTGGGACTTCGCGGCCAGAGCCGCCCCAGCTACCACAACAAGACGAGCACCCACGGAAACAACGACGTGTTTCTCCGCAGGCCCTGACTACCCGGCCTTGGATCAAGCCCACACTGTGGCCGACCAAAAGTGGAGGCAGACCAAGTCCACACATGGGCGTTGGGATCGAGTCGGACTGCACGGGGACCTCGACGCAGACAGCTCGAAGCATGGCAGCACCATGACGGATACGGTGACGGATCCGCTTCCA
This genomic stretch from Streptomyces deccanensis harbors:
- a CDS encoding TetR/AcrR family transcriptional regulator yields the protein MRYPKEHKQQTRQRIITTAGRRLKRDGIDGSGVATLMKDAGLTGGTFYAYFASKDDLVAMAVADQMRAQHENIVAQAAPGRAGLEQMIRWYFSTEQRDSIEDGCPNAALLDEIGRSTHPTRQAYTDGALVLIDGFAARLAPHDPRSARLKALGLLGMMAGTLQLSRALADRRLADGLLEQGIRNALAMLDAGQN
- a CDS encoding relaxase/mobilization nuclease domain-containing protein, which produces MIPSVNNSGSRTIGLLNYLYATGQYDDHTDPHLVASFDGMSPDPGRDPNATLQDLAQLLDQPVMALAKHGRPAKHVWHTSVRADPGDRILSDEEWGEIARRIVAATGIDPGGGQPGCRWAAVRHADDHIHIVATLVTEDGHRPDDYRSGARAQAEARIIEKELGLRQVAPGDGTAAQRPTSAERHKAERQARDRTAREELRETVRRAVAGADSEEEFFERLAAAGLLIRQRAAPSGDLLGYKVALPDDLNRDGEPVFYPGARLAPDLSLPRIRERWSASSHASDTALSEAVSGGPAAARRRTASAAWKAVLVVEHGDDAVAAAYIAATGEVLDALAKTSAAHTRRELREAAWAFERASRSHVRAERGHDRALRQAARDLVHSGPALGRGEDGATTAMAIDMLFFLIAAAIHWHAKKGHAQQAAAATRAAEHLRSAYKTASAPPLGVLHQRGRRLSRPMLQRQTVLLREALPELAEQILAEPGWYALAATIREAEASGHDPVAILSEAAERRELGTADSVSDVLVWRMRRTAHLPADASHLPETSTAGSRTAPRRSTSRPSAPGRARSGEDASRQIR
- a CDS encoding oxidoreductase — its product is MAATRPVALVTGATSGIGKEAARAFVAAGFEVIGTGRKTSGLTPPAGVMYLDLDVASDDSATAVVAEVIDRFGRIDVLVNNAGIGSAGAVEENSVAQAQNVFNINVFGVMRMTKAVLPHMRARGGGRVINISSVLGVAPQPFMALYVAAKHAIEGYSESLDHEVREHGVRVLIVQPAYTKTGFDTNAAQPDTPLPLYAERRRIFDEVIAAAMKVGDDPAVVAKTIVTAATDKKPKLRYTAGPLASRVTTARRLVPAGTFDKQIRKNNRLPG
- a CDS encoding pentapeptide repeat-containing protein, which produces MSTSEPPAWPHCAHGADPADDPVGCRGIHVPGHTACLAHLADADRDVYLAGLTPGADVDHRGTTFTESLLNALLNALRDPATGHPRFGHAVFRSATFDSAVFRSATFNGNADFEAATFKGNARFGSAAFKGNAGFEAVTFKGNAVFEAATFERDAWFGSATFRSYAGFRSATFDNAVFRSATFNGNAVFQAATFESYVGFEAATFERGTRFWSASFKGYAWFDSTTFKGHAWFEYAIFEKSAGFEAATFESDAVFESVTFVEAERVGPFVCAGRVVLSGAKFGGPVTLSFATRRLECRRTRWSSTAEIRLRYATVDFSHAVFEYPLTIAAEADPFLRANGGQLVDDPCSGAPDSGVRVASLRGVDAAHLVLADLDLSRCLFAGTVHLDQLRLEGACTFDTAPPAMHWRRWPPVRFTERRVLAEEHHWRAGQQGAVPGWNVAVLGTGQAGPLQLAPVYRALRKAFEDGKHEPGAADFYYGEMEMRRHADDIPRSERGLLTAYWALSGYGLRASRALAWLGIAMLVTIVLLMAFGLAQDTPKQTATGTVPASAGKVTFEIDKDDPQNPTGNRFTGERFEKALNVTLNSVVFRSSGQDLTTTGTYIEMTSRLTEPVLLGFAVLAVRNRVKR
- a CDS encoding SMP-30/gluconolactonase/LRE family protein — encoded protein: MQKQRRNTARHSASGGRRFLKKKVEIAVAVTAAAAVLGSAPSASAWTGHSYSGAAVTDVRTAATFDFAAGEIPENITANPDGSVTLSMLGSCAVCERTHGPELMRIDASGQRTVLATGQVGEAISGNARGSDGTVYYALWAPGNAARNGVYKLLADGTPQRVAALPADSGPNGLAVAGRTLYIADSLKGTIWSVPVSGGEATRWLTDAALAPVPTEALPIGANGLRFHNGALWISNFNKGTLLRVPITPTGAAGPIRVVAGGLPNIDDLSFLTPFSDVVFAAQNGSSSNNGPDRVVAIYPDGNYKAILTSADGLASPSATAVRGDRLYITDGGVPEPHDAKLQTARINFPALLAHAAH